Proteins found in one Thunnus maccoyii chromosome 5, fThuMac1.1, whole genome shotgun sequence genomic segment:
- the saal1 gene encoding protein saal1 isoform X2, with amino-acid sequence MDCSIDGVQEEENERSSSPKGKQSPVMDRNPSPPPDTADGEEDEDLDAIGDTVYSKHWLFSTLTRLIHMVTEHSDEDSEGQMQLTDDDEEDLCRVWDMAMDKDVAGFLQEFKATDILLGVIAKSRCPRLTEICVGILGNIACFPDTCVTLSQNEDLGAVLLLLFGDTDPPTLLETSRLVLTCVSQKDVSSTWLQRIQQQASVRSNLLFIMCSSTNTDLLEKVGELVDKLFDLDEELMKSWITAQPSEEGDEGESRLDVASCLLEAAKQLRLESPNGLEVYLHAIQLLTTTDEGIQNFAAPDGPGKAVWDFVCEVVCEDLCQPNDLPVVLQEQKGILVQAFAVLLALYRCQDQWSSKNDTSLPLIGSILRVLQYHSECKDDTQDEQLQTLAEITAEFLADICIQIPKDTVADLVKKGHLTEKTCLTALGSLLSNFKTSFQHLQAMLSEADPQLADTVRKRFPV; translated from the exons ATGG acTGTAGTATTGATGGTGTTCAGGAAGAGGAGAATGAGAGATCCTCATCTCCAAAAGGGAAACAGTCCCCAGTAATGGACCGTAACCCATCACCACCCCCAGACACAGCCgatggagaggaggatgaagatttGGACGCTATTGGAGACACTGTTTACAGCAAGCACTGGCTTTTCAGCACCCTGACCCGCCTCATCCAT ATGGTCACAGAGCATTCAGATGAGGACTCTGAAGGTCAGATGCAgctcactgatgatgatgaggaagatCTTTGTAGAGTCTGGGACATGGCAATGGATAAG GATGTGGCTGGTTTTCTGCAGGAATTCAAAGCCACAGATATCCTCCTCGGAGTTATAGCCAAATCTCGTTGTCCACGTCTCACA GAAATTTGTGTGGGAATCCTTGGGAACATTGCTTGTTTTCCTGACACTTGTGTGACTCTCAGCCAAAATGAAGACTTAGG GGCTGTGCTGTTGCTTCTTTTTGGAGATACGGATCCTCCTACTCTCCTGGAAACAAGCAG ATTAGTGCTGACCTGTGTCTCTCAGAAAGATGTCAGTTCCACATGGCTTCAACGAATACAACAGCAGGCGTCTGTGCGCTCAAACCTCCTTTTCATCATGTGCAGCTCTACCAACA cgGACCTGCTTGAGAAAGTTGGAGAGCTTGTTGACAAACTGTTTGACCTTGACGAGGAGCTGATGAAGAGTTGGATCACAGCTCAGCCTAGTGAGGAGGGTGATGAAGGTGAAAGCCGCCTGGACGTGGCCTCATGCCTTCTTGAGGCAGCCAAGCAGCTTAG ATTAGAGAGTCCGAATGGCTTAGAGGTTTACCTTCATGCCATCCAACTCCTCACCACCACAGATGAGGGCATCCAGAATTTTG CTGCCCCTGATGGACCCGGCAAAGCAGTATGGGACTTTGTCTGTGAGGTTGTGTGTGAGGACCTCTGCCAGCCAAATGATCTTCCAGTTGTCCTGCAAGAGCAGAAGGGCATTTTGGTCCAGGCGTTTGCTGTGCTGCTGGCTCTGTATAGATGCCAAGATCAGTGGAGCAGCAAAAATGACACAA GTCTGCCTCTTATTGGGTCCATTTTGCGGGTGCTTCAGTACCACAGTGAGTGCAAAGACGACACACAAGATGAGCAGCTCCAGACTCTTGCAGAGATCACAGCCGAATTTCTAGCTGACATCTGCATTCAGATTCCTAAG GACACAGTGGCAGATTTGGTGAAGAAAGGTCACCTGACAGAGAAGACTTGTCTCACAGCTTTGGGCAGTTTACTTTCCAACTTTAAGACTTCA TTTCAGCACCTGCAGGCCATGTTGTCCGAGGCTGATCCCCAATTGGCAGACACGGTGAGGAAACGGTTTCCTGTCTGA
- the saal1 gene encoding protein saal1 isoform X1 has product MKGSSNDCSIDGVQEEENERSSSPKGKQSPVMDRNPSPPPDTADGEEDEDLDAIGDTVYSKHWLFSTLTRLIHMVTEHSDEDSEGQMQLTDDDEEDLCRVWDMAMDKDVAGFLQEFKATDILLGVIAKSRCPRLTEICVGILGNIACFPDTCVTLSQNEDLGAVLLLLFGDTDPPTLLETSRLVLTCVSQKDVSSTWLQRIQQQASVRSNLLFIMCSSTNTDLLEKVGELVDKLFDLDEELMKSWITAQPSEEGDEGESRLDVASCLLEAAKQLRLESPNGLEVYLHAIQLLTTTDEGIQNFAAPDGPGKAVWDFVCEVVCEDLCQPNDLPVVLQEQKGILVQAFAVLLALYRCQDQWSSKNDTSLPLIGSILRVLQYHSECKDDTQDEQLQTLAEITAEFLADICIQIPKDTVADLVKKGHLTEKTCLTALGSLLSNFKTSFQHLQAMLSEADPQLADTVRKRFPV; this is encoded by the exons atgaagggatcttctaatg acTGTAGTATTGATGGTGTTCAGGAAGAGGAGAATGAGAGATCCTCATCTCCAAAAGGGAAACAGTCCCCAGTAATGGACCGTAACCCATCACCACCCCCAGACACAGCCgatggagaggaggatgaagatttGGACGCTATTGGAGACACTGTTTACAGCAAGCACTGGCTTTTCAGCACCCTGACCCGCCTCATCCAT ATGGTCACAGAGCATTCAGATGAGGACTCTGAAGGTCAGATGCAgctcactgatgatgatgaggaagatCTTTGTAGAGTCTGGGACATGGCAATGGATAAG GATGTGGCTGGTTTTCTGCAGGAATTCAAAGCCACAGATATCCTCCTCGGAGTTATAGCCAAATCTCGTTGTCCACGTCTCACA GAAATTTGTGTGGGAATCCTTGGGAACATTGCTTGTTTTCCTGACACTTGTGTGACTCTCAGCCAAAATGAAGACTTAGG GGCTGTGCTGTTGCTTCTTTTTGGAGATACGGATCCTCCTACTCTCCTGGAAACAAGCAG ATTAGTGCTGACCTGTGTCTCTCAGAAAGATGTCAGTTCCACATGGCTTCAACGAATACAACAGCAGGCGTCTGTGCGCTCAAACCTCCTTTTCATCATGTGCAGCTCTACCAACA cgGACCTGCTTGAGAAAGTTGGAGAGCTTGTTGACAAACTGTTTGACCTTGACGAGGAGCTGATGAAGAGTTGGATCACAGCTCAGCCTAGTGAGGAGGGTGATGAAGGTGAAAGCCGCCTGGACGTGGCCTCATGCCTTCTTGAGGCAGCCAAGCAGCTTAG ATTAGAGAGTCCGAATGGCTTAGAGGTTTACCTTCATGCCATCCAACTCCTCACCACCACAGATGAGGGCATCCAGAATTTTG CTGCCCCTGATGGACCCGGCAAAGCAGTATGGGACTTTGTCTGTGAGGTTGTGTGTGAGGACCTCTGCCAGCCAAATGATCTTCCAGTTGTCCTGCAAGAGCAGAAGGGCATTTTGGTCCAGGCGTTTGCTGTGCTGCTGGCTCTGTATAGATGCCAAGATCAGTGGAGCAGCAAAAATGACACAA GTCTGCCTCTTATTGGGTCCATTTTGCGGGTGCTTCAGTACCACAGTGAGTGCAAAGACGACACACAAGATGAGCAGCTCCAGACTCTTGCAGAGATCACAGCCGAATTTCTAGCTGACATCTGCATTCAGATTCCTAAG GACACAGTGGCAGATTTGGTGAAGAAAGGTCACCTGACAGAGAAGACTTGTCTCACAGCTTTGGGCAGTTTACTTTCCAACTTTAAGACTTCA TTTCAGCACCTGCAGGCCATGTTGTCCGAGGCTGATCCCCAATTGGCAGACACGGTGAGGAAACGGTTTCCTGTCTGA